The Roseovarius indicus genome has a segment encoding these proteins:
- a CDS encoding GNAT family N-acetyltransferase, with the protein MATAHIPALETRRLVLRGPEPQDYPNFKATFASYRSRFMGGPLNPYETWMLYAAEIGHWNIRGYGMWMIHDKKNDRTLGMAGGWFPAAWPERELAWIIWPEEAGHGYALEATHRVRKYLYAELGWDNAVSYIDPKNLDSIRLAERLGAVKDPSAATIDGNDAVYRHPSPERLKSGQILDGIELEIEHYCDPLFKPKGMPID; encoded by the coding sequence ATGGCGACCGCGCACATCCCCGCCCTCGAAACCCGCCGGCTTGTCCTGCGCGGCCCCGAGCCGCAGGACTATCCGAACTTCAAGGCCACTTTCGCCTCGTACCGCTCGCGCTTCATGGGCGGCCCGCTCAACCCGTATGAGACCTGGATGCTCTACGCCGCCGAAATCGGCCACTGGAACATTCGCGGCTACGGCATGTGGATGATCCACGACAAGAAGAACGACCGCACCCTCGGCATGGCCGGCGGCTGGTTCCCCGCCGCCTGGCCCGAACGCGAGCTTGCCTGGATCATCTGGCCCGAAGAGGCCGGCCACGGCTACGCGCTCGAAGCCACGCACCGGGTTCGGAAATACCTCTATGCCGAGCTCGGCTGGGACAACGCGGTCAGCTACATCGACCCCAAGAACCTCGACTCCATCCGCCTCGCCGAACGTCTGGGTGCGGTCAAGGACCCGTCCGCCGCCACCATCGACGGCAACGACGCGGTCTACCGCCACCCCAGCCCCGAGCGGCTGAAATCCGGCCAGATCCTCGACGGGATCGAACTGGAAATCGAGCATTACTGCGACCCGCTCTTCAAACCGAAGGGGATGCCCATTGACTGA